The Oncorhynchus tshawytscha isolate Ot180627B linkage group LG05, Otsh_v2.0, whole genome shotgun sequence genome includes a window with the following:
- the LOC112233937 gene encoding G-protein-signaling modulator 2 isoform X3: protein MGVLWSRTALVERSLVLYTNMTRMETSCLELALEGERQCKVGNYRAGVSFFESAIQVGTEDLQILSAIYSQLGNAYFHLQEYSKALEYHRHDLNLTRTIGDELGEAKASGNLGNTLKVLGRFDEAVVCCQRHYDITRGMYDKVGQARALYNFGNVYHAKGKSICWTGAEPGEIPEEAKVALNKATEYYEFNLSIVKDLGDRAAQGRTYGNLGNTHYLLGNFQRAVVAHGQRLLIAKEFGDRAAERRAYYNLGNAYIFLDQFEVAAEHYKKTLQLAMVLKDKAVEAQACYSLGNTYTLQQDYQRAIDYHLKHLIIAQELKDRVGEGRACWSLGNAHTALGNHQKAIHFAEKHLEISKETGDKNGEATARMNMADLRLVLGLGQNPSSSLNTNNSSVLTENHRKQDTLPGVKSEGRSNSMEDLEHIGLGPEKTVENWDEDVFRPSNPKSSMAKASSKLFFINRFRGKKHKKHSSPTRGGVLQDTSNKPTAREMDTHKSGVKIGCSDTLGDDGFFDLLSRFQGSRMDDQRCSLLDGESRLSDPFSPCTTPPVAMRKSTSACEANPEPGHFLDLRDSSQGSRLDEQRASVGSSLPGLRLSTSDQPIRLHPMLSRLMTSADQPQDDDVFFDMLVKCQGSRLNDQRCEEPLPSTRGPTVPAEDFFSLILRSQANRMDEQRVPPPPLSFDPNQPISD from the exons ATGGGTGTGCTGTGGAGCCGAACTGCATTGGTGGAGAGAAGTTTGGTTCTGTATACCAACATGACAAG GATGGAGACGTCTTGTCTGGAGTTggccctggagggagagaggcagtgtAAGGTGGGGAATTACCGTGCCGGGGTATCCTTCTTTGAGTCGGCAATCCAGGTTGGCACAGAGGACCTCCAGATCCTCAGCGCCATCTACAGCCAGCTGGGCAACGCCTACTTCCACCTGCAGGAGTACAGCAAGGCTCTAGAATACCACCGCCACGACCTCAACCTCACCAG AACCATTGGAGATGAACTTGGAGAAGCAAAAGCCAGTGGTAACCTTGGGAACACTTTGAAGGTTTTGGGAAGGTTTGATGAAGCAGTGGTCTGTTGCCAAAGACACTATGACATTACCAGAGGGATGTATGATAAG gTTGGGCAGGCCCGAGCGCTGTATAATTTTGGCAACGTTTACCATGCCAAGGGGAAAAGCATCTGCTGGACTGGAGCAGAGCCAGGAGAAATCCCTGAGGAGGCCAAGGTCGCTCTGAACAAAGCCACAGAGTATTACGA ATTCAACCTTTCCATTGTGAAGGACTTGGGGGATCGGGCAGCACAGGGGCGGACCTATGGTaacctaggtaacacacactattTGCTCGGAAACTTCCAGCGAGCTGTGGTGGCCCATGGACAG CGTCTCCTCATTGCTAAGGAGTTTGGGGACAGGGCGGCTGAGAGGAGGGCCTACTATAACCTAGGCAACGCATACATCTTCCTAGACCAGTTTGAAGTGGCGGCTGAACATTACAA GAAGACTCTGCAGCTGGCCATGGTGCTGAAGGATAAGGCTGTGGAGGCTCAGGCCTGTTATAGCCTGGGGAACACCTACACACTGCAGCAGGACTACCAGAGAGCCATCGACTACCACCTCAAACACCTTATCATCGCACAGGAGCTCAAGGacag GGTTGGGGAGGGCAGAGCGTGCTGGAGTTTAGGAAATGCCCACACAGCCTTGGGAAATCATCAGAAGGCCATTCACTTTGCTGAGAAGCATCTGGAGATATCTAAAGAG ACTGGAGACAAAAATGGTGAGGCAACAGCCAGGATGAATATGGCAGACCTGAGGTTAGTGCTGGGTCTGGGTCAGAACCCAAGCTCAAGCCTCAACACCAACAACAGCTCTGTTCTGACTGAGAACCACAGGAAGCAGGATACCTTACCAG GTGTGAAGTCAGAAGGAAGGAGTAACAGTATGGAGGACTTGGAACATATAGGACTGGGCCCTGAGAAAACTGTAGAA AACTGGGATGAAGATGTATTCAGGCCTTCTAACCCTAAATCCAGCATGGCCAAGGCCTCCTCCAAACTGTTCTTCATCAACCGGTTCAGAGGGAAGAAACACAAGAAACACAGCTCTCCTACTAGAGGTGGGGTCCTCCAGGACACCAGCAACAAGCCCACAGCCCGAGAGATGGACACGCATAAGTCAGGAGTCAAG ATCGGATGTTCTGACACTCTGGGTGACGATGGCTTCTTCGACCTCCTCAGTCGTTTCCAGGGAAGCAGAATGGACGACCAAAGGTGCTCCTTATTGGACGGCGAGAGCCGTCTCTCCGATCCCTTCTCTCCCTGTACTACCCCGCCCGTAGCCATGAGGAAAT CTACTTCCGCATGCGAGGCCAACCCGGAGCCTGGGCATTTCCTGGATCTGCGGGACAGCTCCCAGGGCAGTCGACTGGACGAGCAGAGAGCCAGCGTGGGCAGCAGCCTCCCCGGTCTACGTCTCAGCACCTCCGATCAGCCCATCAGGCTCCACCCCATGCTCAGTCGCCTGATGACCAGTGCTGACCAGCCTCAGGATGACGACGTCTTCTTTGACATGCTAGTCAAGTGCCAG GGTTCAAGACTGAATGACCAGCGGTGTGAAGAACCCCTTCCCTCCACTAGAGGTCCTACTGTCCCAGCTGAGGACTTCTTTAGCCTTATCCTGCGCTCCCAGGCTAACCGGATGGACGAGCAGCGggtcccaccaccacccctaagCTTCGACCCTAACCAGCCCATCTCGGACTGA
- the LOC112233937 gene encoding G-protein-signaling modulator 2 isoform X1, which translates to MCQHVKRQRLSCLTLKEQVSIIASDRVIEKLEMSILSRVREWVRMKRGNRMETSCLELALEGERQCKVGNYRAGVSFFESAIQVGTEDLQILSAIYSQLGNAYFHLQEYSKALEYHRHDLNLTRTIGDELGEAKASGNLGNTLKVLGRFDEAVVCCQRHYDITRGMYDKVGQARALYNFGNVYHAKGKSICWTGAEPGEIPEEAKVALNKATEYYEFNLSIVKDLGDRAAQGRTYGNLGNTHYLLGNFQRAVVAHGQRLLIAKEFGDRAAERRAYYNLGNAYIFLDQFEVAAEHYKKTLQLAMVLKDKAVEAQACYSLGNTYTLQQDYQRAIDYHLKHLIIAQELKDRVGEGRACWSLGNAHTALGNHQKAIHFAEKHLEISKETGDKNGEATARMNMADLRLVLGLGQNPSSSLNTNNSSVLTENHRKQDTLPGVKSEGRSNSMEDLEHIGLGPEKTVENWDEDVFRPSNPKSSMAKASSKLFFINRFRGKKHKKHSSPTRGGVLQDTSNKPTAREMDTHKSGVKIGCSDTLGDDGFFDLLSRFQGSRMDDQRCSLLDGESRLSDPFSPCTTPPVAMRKSTSACEANPEPGHFLDLRDSSQGSRLDEQRASVGSSLPGLRLSTSDQPIRLHPMLSRLMTSADQPQDDDVFFDMLVKCQGSRLNDQRCEEPLPSTRGPTVPAEDFFSLILRSQANRMDEQRVPPPPLSFDPNQPISD; encoded by the exons ATGTGTCAGCACGTGAAACGACAGCGACTGAGTTGTCTCACCCTGAAGGAGCAGGTCTCGATCATAGCCAGTGACAGAGTGATCGAGAAGCTTGAGATGTCCATCCTGTCAAGGGTTCGAGAGTGGGTGAGGATGAAAAGAGGCAAcag GATGGAGACGTCTTGTCTGGAGTTggccctggagggagagaggcagtgtAAGGTGGGGAATTACCGTGCCGGGGTATCCTTCTTTGAGTCGGCAATCCAGGTTGGCACAGAGGACCTCCAGATCCTCAGCGCCATCTACAGCCAGCTGGGCAACGCCTACTTCCACCTGCAGGAGTACAGCAAGGCTCTAGAATACCACCGCCACGACCTCAACCTCACCAG AACCATTGGAGATGAACTTGGAGAAGCAAAAGCCAGTGGTAACCTTGGGAACACTTTGAAGGTTTTGGGAAGGTTTGATGAAGCAGTGGTCTGTTGCCAAAGACACTATGACATTACCAGAGGGATGTATGATAAG gTTGGGCAGGCCCGAGCGCTGTATAATTTTGGCAACGTTTACCATGCCAAGGGGAAAAGCATCTGCTGGACTGGAGCAGAGCCAGGAGAAATCCCTGAGGAGGCCAAGGTCGCTCTGAACAAAGCCACAGAGTATTACGA ATTCAACCTTTCCATTGTGAAGGACTTGGGGGATCGGGCAGCACAGGGGCGGACCTATGGTaacctaggtaacacacactattTGCTCGGAAACTTCCAGCGAGCTGTGGTGGCCCATGGACAG CGTCTCCTCATTGCTAAGGAGTTTGGGGACAGGGCGGCTGAGAGGAGGGCCTACTATAACCTAGGCAACGCATACATCTTCCTAGACCAGTTTGAAGTGGCGGCTGAACATTACAA GAAGACTCTGCAGCTGGCCATGGTGCTGAAGGATAAGGCTGTGGAGGCTCAGGCCTGTTATAGCCTGGGGAACACCTACACACTGCAGCAGGACTACCAGAGAGCCATCGACTACCACCTCAAACACCTTATCATCGCACAGGAGCTCAAGGacag GGTTGGGGAGGGCAGAGCGTGCTGGAGTTTAGGAAATGCCCACACAGCCTTGGGAAATCATCAGAAGGCCATTCACTTTGCTGAGAAGCATCTGGAGATATCTAAAGAG ACTGGAGACAAAAATGGTGAGGCAACAGCCAGGATGAATATGGCAGACCTGAGGTTAGTGCTGGGTCTGGGTCAGAACCCAAGCTCAAGCCTCAACACCAACAACAGCTCTGTTCTGACTGAGAACCACAGGAAGCAGGATACCTTACCAG GTGTGAAGTCAGAAGGAAGGAGTAACAGTATGGAGGACTTGGAACATATAGGACTGGGCCCTGAGAAAACTGTAGAA AACTGGGATGAAGATGTATTCAGGCCTTCTAACCCTAAATCCAGCATGGCCAAGGCCTCCTCCAAACTGTTCTTCATCAACCGGTTCAGAGGGAAGAAACACAAGAAACACAGCTCTCCTACTAGAGGTGGGGTCCTCCAGGACACCAGCAACAAGCCCACAGCCCGAGAGATGGACACGCATAAGTCAGGAGTCAAG ATCGGATGTTCTGACACTCTGGGTGACGATGGCTTCTTCGACCTCCTCAGTCGTTTCCAGGGAAGCAGAATGGACGACCAAAGGTGCTCCTTATTGGACGGCGAGAGCCGTCTCTCCGATCCCTTCTCTCCCTGTACTACCCCGCCCGTAGCCATGAGGAAAT CTACTTCCGCATGCGAGGCCAACCCGGAGCCTGGGCATTTCCTGGATCTGCGGGACAGCTCCCAGGGCAGTCGACTGGACGAGCAGAGAGCCAGCGTGGGCAGCAGCCTCCCCGGTCTACGTCTCAGCACCTCCGATCAGCCCATCAGGCTCCACCCCATGCTCAGTCGCCTGATGACCAGTGCTGACCAGCCTCAGGATGACGACGTCTTCTTTGACATGCTAGTCAAGTGCCAG GGTTCAAGACTGAATGACCAGCGGTGTGAAGAACCCCTTCCCTCCACTAGAGGTCCTACTGTCCCAGCTGAGGACTTCTTTAGCCTTATCCTGCGCTCCCAGGCTAACCGGATGGACGAGCAGCGggtcccaccaccacccctaagCTTCGACCCTAACCAGCCCATCTCGGACTGA
- the LOC112233937 gene encoding G-protein-signaling modulator 2 isoform X6, translated as MCQHVKRQRLSCLTLKEQVSIIASDRVIEKLEMSILSRVREWVRMKRGNRMETSCLELALEGERQCKVGNYRAGVSFFESAIQVGTEDLQILSAIYSQLGNAYFHLQEYSKALEYHRHDLNLTRTIGDELGEAKASGNLGNTLKVLGRFDEAVVCCQRHYDITRGMYDKVGQARALYNFGNVYHAKGKSICWTGAEPGEIPEEAKVALNKATEYYEFNLSIVKDLGDRAAQGRTYGNLGNTHYLLGNFQRAVVAHGQRLLIAKEFGDRAAERRAYYNLGNAYIFLDQFEVAAEHYKKTLQLAMVLKDKAVEAQACYSLGNTYTLQQDYQRAIDYHLKHLIIAQELKDRVGEGRACWSLGNAHTALGNHQKAIHFAEKHLEISKETGDKNGEATARMNMADLRLVLGLGQNPSSSLNTNNSSVLTENHRKQDTLPGVKSEGRSNSMEDLEHIGLGPEKTVENWDEDVFRPSNPKSSMAKASSKLFFINRFRGKKHKKHSSPTRGGVLQDTSNKPTAREMDTHKSGVKIGCSDTLGDDGFFDLLSRFQGSRMDDQSYFRMRGQPGAWAFPGSAGQLPGQSTGRAESQRGQQPPRSTSQHLRSAHQAPPHAQSPDDQC; from the exons ATGTGTCAGCACGTGAAACGACAGCGACTGAGTTGTCTCACCCTGAAGGAGCAGGTCTCGATCATAGCCAGTGACAGAGTGATCGAGAAGCTTGAGATGTCCATCCTGTCAAGGGTTCGAGAGTGGGTGAGGATGAAAAGAGGCAAcag GATGGAGACGTCTTGTCTGGAGTTggccctggagggagagaggcagtgtAAGGTGGGGAATTACCGTGCCGGGGTATCCTTCTTTGAGTCGGCAATCCAGGTTGGCACAGAGGACCTCCAGATCCTCAGCGCCATCTACAGCCAGCTGGGCAACGCCTACTTCCACCTGCAGGAGTACAGCAAGGCTCTAGAATACCACCGCCACGACCTCAACCTCACCAG AACCATTGGAGATGAACTTGGAGAAGCAAAAGCCAGTGGTAACCTTGGGAACACTTTGAAGGTTTTGGGAAGGTTTGATGAAGCAGTGGTCTGTTGCCAAAGACACTATGACATTACCAGAGGGATGTATGATAAG gTTGGGCAGGCCCGAGCGCTGTATAATTTTGGCAACGTTTACCATGCCAAGGGGAAAAGCATCTGCTGGACTGGAGCAGAGCCAGGAGAAATCCCTGAGGAGGCCAAGGTCGCTCTGAACAAAGCCACAGAGTATTACGA ATTCAACCTTTCCATTGTGAAGGACTTGGGGGATCGGGCAGCACAGGGGCGGACCTATGGTaacctaggtaacacacactattTGCTCGGAAACTTCCAGCGAGCTGTGGTGGCCCATGGACAG CGTCTCCTCATTGCTAAGGAGTTTGGGGACAGGGCGGCTGAGAGGAGGGCCTACTATAACCTAGGCAACGCATACATCTTCCTAGACCAGTTTGAAGTGGCGGCTGAACATTACAA GAAGACTCTGCAGCTGGCCATGGTGCTGAAGGATAAGGCTGTGGAGGCTCAGGCCTGTTATAGCCTGGGGAACACCTACACACTGCAGCAGGACTACCAGAGAGCCATCGACTACCACCTCAAACACCTTATCATCGCACAGGAGCTCAAGGacag GGTTGGGGAGGGCAGAGCGTGCTGGAGTTTAGGAAATGCCCACACAGCCTTGGGAAATCATCAGAAGGCCATTCACTTTGCTGAGAAGCATCTGGAGATATCTAAAGAG ACTGGAGACAAAAATGGTGAGGCAACAGCCAGGATGAATATGGCAGACCTGAGGTTAGTGCTGGGTCTGGGTCAGAACCCAAGCTCAAGCCTCAACACCAACAACAGCTCTGTTCTGACTGAGAACCACAGGAAGCAGGATACCTTACCAG GTGTGAAGTCAGAAGGAAGGAGTAACAGTATGGAGGACTTGGAACATATAGGACTGGGCCCTGAGAAAACTGTAGAA AACTGGGATGAAGATGTATTCAGGCCTTCTAACCCTAAATCCAGCATGGCCAAGGCCTCCTCCAAACTGTTCTTCATCAACCGGTTCAGAGGGAAGAAACACAAGAAACACAGCTCTCCTACTAGAGGTGGGGTCCTCCAGGACACCAGCAACAAGCCCACAGCCCGAGAGATGGACACGCATAAGTCAGGAGTCAAG ATCGGATGTTCTGACACTCTGGGTGACGATGGCTTCTTCGACCTCCTCAGTCGTTTCCAGGGAAGCAGAATGGACGACCAAAG CTACTTCCGCATGCGAGGCCAACCCGGAGCCTGGGCATTTCCTGGATCTGCGGGACAGCTCCCAGGGCAGTCGACTGGACGAGCAGAGAGCCAGCGTGGGCAGCAGCCTCCCCGGTCTACGTCTCAGCACCTCCGATCAGCCCATCAGGCTCCACCCCATGCTCAGTCGCCTGATGACCAGTGCTGA
- the LOC112233937 gene encoding G-protein-signaling modulator 2 isoform X4: MDTSVSLLSAQDKQQALHVRHRMETSCLELALEGERQCKVGNYRAGVSFFESAIQVGTEDLQILSAIYSQLGNAYFHLQEYSKALEYHRHDLNLTRTIGDELGEAKASGNLGNTLKVLGRFDEAVVCCQRHYDITRGMYDKVGQARALYNFGNVYHAKGKSICWTGAEPGEIPEEAKVALNKATEYYEFNLSIVKDLGDRAAQGRTYGNLGNTHYLLGNFQRAVVAHGQRLLIAKEFGDRAAERRAYYNLGNAYIFLDQFEVAAEHYKKTLQLAMVLKDKAVEAQACYSLGNTYTLQQDYQRAIDYHLKHLIIAQELKDRVGEGRACWSLGNAHTALGNHQKAIHFAEKHLEISKETGDKNGEATARMNMADLRLVLGLGQNPSSSLNTNNSSVLTENHRKQDTLPGVKSEGRSNSMEDLEHIGLGPEKTVENWDEDVFRPSNPKSSMAKASSKLFFINRFRGKKHKKHSSPTRGGVLQDTSNKPTAREMDTHKSGVKIGCSDTLGDDGFFDLLSRFQGSRMDDQRCSLLDGESRLSDPFSPCTTPPVAMRKSTSACEANPEPGHFLDLRDSSQGSRLDEQRASVGSSLPGLRLSTSDQPIRLHPMLSRLMTSADQPQDDDVFFDMLVKCQGSRLNDQRCEEPLPSTRGPTVPAEDFFSLILRSQANRMDEQRVPPPPLSFDPNQPISD; this comes from the exons ATGGACACCAGTGTTTCTCTGCTAAGTGCGCAGGACAAGCAGCAAGCTCTTCATGTCCGCCACAG GATGGAGACGTCTTGTCTGGAGTTggccctggagggagagaggcagtgtAAGGTGGGGAATTACCGTGCCGGGGTATCCTTCTTTGAGTCGGCAATCCAGGTTGGCACAGAGGACCTCCAGATCCTCAGCGCCATCTACAGCCAGCTGGGCAACGCCTACTTCCACCTGCAGGAGTACAGCAAGGCTCTAGAATACCACCGCCACGACCTCAACCTCACCAG AACCATTGGAGATGAACTTGGAGAAGCAAAAGCCAGTGGTAACCTTGGGAACACTTTGAAGGTTTTGGGAAGGTTTGATGAAGCAGTGGTCTGTTGCCAAAGACACTATGACATTACCAGAGGGATGTATGATAAG gTTGGGCAGGCCCGAGCGCTGTATAATTTTGGCAACGTTTACCATGCCAAGGGGAAAAGCATCTGCTGGACTGGAGCAGAGCCAGGAGAAATCCCTGAGGAGGCCAAGGTCGCTCTGAACAAAGCCACAGAGTATTACGA ATTCAACCTTTCCATTGTGAAGGACTTGGGGGATCGGGCAGCACAGGGGCGGACCTATGGTaacctaggtaacacacactattTGCTCGGAAACTTCCAGCGAGCTGTGGTGGCCCATGGACAG CGTCTCCTCATTGCTAAGGAGTTTGGGGACAGGGCGGCTGAGAGGAGGGCCTACTATAACCTAGGCAACGCATACATCTTCCTAGACCAGTTTGAAGTGGCGGCTGAACATTACAA GAAGACTCTGCAGCTGGCCATGGTGCTGAAGGATAAGGCTGTGGAGGCTCAGGCCTGTTATAGCCTGGGGAACACCTACACACTGCAGCAGGACTACCAGAGAGCCATCGACTACCACCTCAAACACCTTATCATCGCACAGGAGCTCAAGGacag GGTTGGGGAGGGCAGAGCGTGCTGGAGTTTAGGAAATGCCCACACAGCCTTGGGAAATCATCAGAAGGCCATTCACTTTGCTGAGAAGCATCTGGAGATATCTAAAGAG ACTGGAGACAAAAATGGTGAGGCAACAGCCAGGATGAATATGGCAGACCTGAGGTTAGTGCTGGGTCTGGGTCAGAACCCAAGCTCAAGCCTCAACACCAACAACAGCTCTGTTCTGACTGAGAACCACAGGAAGCAGGATACCTTACCAG GTGTGAAGTCAGAAGGAAGGAGTAACAGTATGGAGGACTTGGAACATATAGGACTGGGCCCTGAGAAAACTGTAGAA AACTGGGATGAAGATGTATTCAGGCCTTCTAACCCTAAATCCAGCATGGCCAAGGCCTCCTCCAAACTGTTCTTCATCAACCGGTTCAGAGGGAAGAAACACAAGAAACACAGCTCTCCTACTAGAGGTGGGGTCCTCCAGGACACCAGCAACAAGCCCACAGCCCGAGAGATGGACACGCATAAGTCAGGAGTCAAG ATCGGATGTTCTGACACTCTGGGTGACGATGGCTTCTTCGACCTCCTCAGTCGTTTCCAGGGAAGCAGAATGGACGACCAAAGGTGCTCCTTATTGGACGGCGAGAGCCGTCTCTCCGATCCCTTCTCTCCCTGTACTACCCCGCCCGTAGCCATGAGGAAAT CTACTTCCGCATGCGAGGCCAACCCGGAGCCTGGGCATTTCCTGGATCTGCGGGACAGCTCCCAGGGCAGTCGACTGGACGAGCAGAGAGCCAGCGTGGGCAGCAGCCTCCCCGGTCTACGTCTCAGCACCTCCGATCAGCCCATCAGGCTCCACCCCATGCTCAGTCGCCTGATGACCAGTGCTGACCAGCCTCAGGATGACGACGTCTTCTTTGACATGCTAGTCAAGTGCCAG GGTTCAAGACTGAATGACCAGCGGTGTGAAGAACCCCTTCCCTCCACTAGAGGTCCTACTGTCCCAGCTGAGGACTTCTTTAGCCTTATCCTGCGCTCCCAGGCTAACCGGATGGACGAGCAGCGggtcccaccaccacccctaagCTTCGACCCTAACCAGCCCATCTCGGACTGA
- the LOC112233937 gene encoding G-protein-signaling modulator 2 isoform X2, protein MSWRRWLAKLARRNTSLGLTVVSRRTAHVHAIKRKSLLRMETSCLELALEGERQCKVGNYRAGVSFFESAIQVGTEDLQILSAIYSQLGNAYFHLQEYSKALEYHRHDLNLTRTIGDELGEAKASGNLGNTLKVLGRFDEAVVCCQRHYDITRGMYDKVGQARALYNFGNVYHAKGKSICWTGAEPGEIPEEAKVALNKATEYYEFNLSIVKDLGDRAAQGRTYGNLGNTHYLLGNFQRAVVAHGQRLLIAKEFGDRAAERRAYYNLGNAYIFLDQFEVAAEHYKKTLQLAMVLKDKAVEAQACYSLGNTYTLQQDYQRAIDYHLKHLIIAQELKDRVGEGRACWSLGNAHTALGNHQKAIHFAEKHLEISKETGDKNGEATARMNMADLRLVLGLGQNPSSSLNTNNSSVLTENHRKQDTLPGVKSEGRSNSMEDLEHIGLGPEKTVENWDEDVFRPSNPKSSMAKASSKLFFINRFRGKKHKKHSSPTRGGVLQDTSNKPTAREMDTHKSGVKIGCSDTLGDDGFFDLLSRFQGSRMDDQRCSLLDGESRLSDPFSPCTTPPVAMRKSTSACEANPEPGHFLDLRDSSQGSRLDEQRASVGSSLPGLRLSTSDQPIRLHPMLSRLMTSADQPQDDDVFFDMLVKCQGSRLNDQRCEEPLPSTRGPTVPAEDFFSLILRSQANRMDEQRVPPPPLSFDPNQPISD, encoded by the exons atgtcatggcgacgttggctagctaaaCTTGCGCGCAGAAACACGTCATTGGGTCTAACGGTTGTGTCACGACGAACTGCGCATGTGCATGCAATCAAACGAAAGTCACTCCTTCG GATGGAGACGTCTTGTCTGGAGTTggccctggagggagagaggcagtgtAAGGTGGGGAATTACCGTGCCGGGGTATCCTTCTTTGAGTCGGCAATCCAGGTTGGCACAGAGGACCTCCAGATCCTCAGCGCCATCTACAGCCAGCTGGGCAACGCCTACTTCCACCTGCAGGAGTACAGCAAGGCTCTAGAATACCACCGCCACGACCTCAACCTCACCAG AACCATTGGAGATGAACTTGGAGAAGCAAAAGCCAGTGGTAACCTTGGGAACACTTTGAAGGTTTTGGGAAGGTTTGATGAAGCAGTGGTCTGTTGCCAAAGACACTATGACATTACCAGAGGGATGTATGATAAG gTTGGGCAGGCCCGAGCGCTGTATAATTTTGGCAACGTTTACCATGCCAAGGGGAAAAGCATCTGCTGGACTGGAGCAGAGCCAGGAGAAATCCCTGAGGAGGCCAAGGTCGCTCTGAACAAAGCCACAGAGTATTACGA ATTCAACCTTTCCATTGTGAAGGACTTGGGGGATCGGGCAGCACAGGGGCGGACCTATGGTaacctaggtaacacacactattTGCTCGGAAACTTCCAGCGAGCTGTGGTGGCCCATGGACAG CGTCTCCTCATTGCTAAGGAGTTTGGGGACAGGGCGGCTGAGAGGAGGGCCTACTATAACCTAGGCAACGCATACATCTTCCTAGACCAGTTTGAAGTGGCGGCTGAACATTACAA GAAGACTCTGCAGCTGGCCATGGTGCTGAAGGATAAGGCTGTGGAGGCTCAGGCCTGTTATAGCCTGGGGAACACCTACACACTGCAGCAGGACTACCAGAGAGCCATCGACTACCACCTCAAACACCTTATCATCGCACAGGAGCTCAAGGacag GGTTGGGGAGGGCAGAGCGTGCTGGAGTTTAGGAAATGCCCACACAGCCTTGGGAAATCATCAGAAGGCCATTCACTTTGCTGAGAAGCATCTGGAGATATCTAAAGAG ACTGGAGACAAAAATGGTGAGGCAACAGCCAGGATGAATATGGCAGACCTGAGGTTAGTGCTGGGTCTGGGTCAGAACCCAAGCTCAAGCCTCAACACCAACAACAGCTCTGTTCTGACTGAGAACCACAGGAAGCAGGATACCTTACCAG GTGTGAAGTCAGAAGGAAGGAGTAACAGTATGGAGGACTTGGAACATATAGGACTGGGCCCTGAGAAAACTGTAGAA AACTGGGATGAAGATGTATTCAGGCCTTCTAACCCTAAATCCAGCATGGCCAAGGCCTCCTCCAAACTGTTCTTCATCAACCGGTTCAGAGGGAAGAAACACAAGAAACACAGCTCTCCTACTAGAGGTGGGGTCCTCCAGGACACCAGCAACAAGCCCACAGCCCGAGAGATGGACACGCATAAGTCAGGAGTCAAG ATCGGATGTTCTGACACTCTGGGTGACGATGGCTTCTTCGACCTCCTCAGTCGTTTCCAGGGAAGCAGAATGGACGACCAAAGGTGCTCCTTATTGGACGGCGAGAGCCGTCTCTCCGATCCCTTCTCTCCCTGTACTACCCCGCCCGTAGCCATGAGGAAAT CTACTTCCGCATGCGAGGCCAACCCGGAGCCTGGGCATTTCCTGGATCTGCGGGACAGCTCCCAGGGCAGTCGACTGGACGAGCAGAGAGCCAGCGTGGGCAGCAGCCTCCCCGGTCTACGTCTCAGCACCTCCGATCAGCCCATCAGGCTCCACCCCATGCTCAGTCGCCTGATGACCAGTGCTGACCAGCCTCAGGATGACGACGTCTTCTTTGACATGCTAGTCAAGTGCCAG GGTTCAAGACTGAATGACCAGCGGTGTGAAGAACCCCTTCCCTCCACTAGAGGTCCTACTGTCCCAGCTGAGGACTTCTTTAGCCTTATCCTGCGCTCCCAGGCTAACCGGATGGACGAGCAGCGggtcccaccaccacccctaagCTTCGACCCTAACCAGCCCATCTCGGACTGA